Proteins encoded in a region of the Schistocerca serialis cubense isolate TAMUIC-IGC-003099 chromosome 6, iqSchSeri2.2, whole genome shotgun sequence genome:
- the LOC126484222 gene encoding ejaculatory bulb-specific protein 3-like — translation MVRTFVALLMLGALVAAQDKYTTKFDSVNLDDILNNDRLLNKYAQCLLDADDRNCTPDAKELKKAIPDALTNECAKCSEKQKAGTEKVAKFLLEKKPDLWKQLEAKYDPNGEYRKRYDDRIKKIKS, via the exons ATGGTCCGCACGTTTGTCGCGCTGCTGATGCTCGGGGCGCTGGTGGCGGCGCAGGACAAGTACACCACCAAGTTCGACAGCGTCAACCTGGACGACATCCTCAACAACGACCGCCTGCTCAACAAATACGCGCAGTGCCTGCTCGACGCGGACGACCGCAACTGCACGCCTGACGCCAAGGAGCTGAAGA AGGCCATCCCAGACGCGCTGACCAACGAGTGCGCTAAGTGCAGCGAGAAGCAGAAGGCGGGCACGGAGAAGGTGGCCAAGTTCCTCCTGGAGAAGAAGCCCGACCTCTGGAAGCAGCTGGAGGCCAAATACGACCCCAACGGAGAGTACCGCAAGCGCTACGACGACAGGATCAAGAAGATCAAGTCGTGA